The segment CACGCGCATGCCGAACGCCTGGGCTCGCTTCGCCACCTCGGAACCGATCCGGCCGAGCCCGACGATGCCGAGCGTTTTGCGCAGCAGTTCGATGCCCGAGAAACTCTTCCGGTCCCAATTGCCCGCGCGCATCGACGCCGCGGCCTGTGGCACCGGCCGCGCCCCGCACAGCAGGTGCGTGAAGGTCAGCTCCGCGGTCGCGATCGTGTTGCCCGACGGCGTGTTCATCACGATGACGCCGCGCTCCGTCGCCGCGTCGACGTCGACGTTGTCCACGCCGACGCCGGCCCGCCCGACCACTTTCAGCAGCGGCGCCGCCGCGATCACCTTGGCCGTGATCTTCGTCTCCGAACGCACCGCAATCGCGTGCACGTCCTTGACCAACTCCAGCACTTTTTCCGGAGAGGAACCGTAAGCCTCGATCACTTCGAAACCCGGCTGCTGACGCAGATAGGCGACTCCTTTGGGTGAGATCTTGTCGGCGACGAGGACTTTCATGGAGGGAAAAACATTCGAGGGAAAAGTGGCCCCTCGCCGCTAGCAAGGAAAACGTTTCGCAACCCCACGCACCCAGCCGCCGGGTCCGCCGGCACAGTCGCCAGATGGAGCCCGCCATCCCCGGCCAACTGCTTGGGGCGCGCCCGCCCTCGGTCGCTCGGGAGCGCCGGCATCTTGCCCGCCTCGGTCCGATCTTGCCGATGGCTGGCGATTCCCCCGTTCCCGGATTGCGCCACCCCGGCCGTCGCCCTTTCGTCGTGGCATGAGTTCACCTGTCGGTCCTTCCGCCCCGTCCAACCTTTCCGCAGCCGCCGCGCGGCTCGCGCGCCAGATCGAATTCATCGTCGAGGTGGACAAGTTGAAGGATATCTTCCGGCAAACGGTCACCACCCAGACCCGGCGCGCGGAAAACGACGCCGAGCACTCCTGGCATCTCTGCCTGTGCGTCATCGTCCTGGCCGAGCACGCCAACTGCGGCGCCGCGCTGGACGTCCTGCGCGTGCTGAAAATGGTGATTGTCCACGATCTCGTGGAAATCGACGCCGGTGACACCTTCGCTTACGACACCGCTGGCATGGCCCATCAGCACGAGCGCGAAGCGATCGCCGCCGAACGGATCTTCGGGCTGCTGCCGCCGGATCAAGCGCGCGAGTTTCGCGGCTTGTGGGACGAGTTCGAAGCGCGCGAGACGCCGGAAGCCAAATTCGCCGCCGCGGTCGATCGGTTCCAGCCCATGCTGCTCAATTGCCGGACCCAGGGCGCCGCGTGGAACCGGCACGGGATCACGCAGGACCGCGTCATCGCGCGCAACCAGCACATTGCCGCCGGCTGCAGCGAACTTTGGACCTACGCCGAGCGCATGGTCCAAGCCGCCGTCGACGCCGGCCACCTGCAACCGAAACCCGCCGCGTGATTCGCGACTGCGCGCTTCGTCCCATTACTCTTTCTCGGTTTCGTTCTCGTTCTCGTTCTCTCGGGATTGGGCTCGAAGGCAGAGATGCCGAGATACGCCGGCGGGGCGGTCCAGAAGAGAGAGGGAAAGAGAGAACGAGAACGAGTAAGAGACCGAGAACGAGTCAGAGGGAGATGGGAAGGGAGCCCCCCGACAGCAGAAGCCCGGCGCCGCAGAGCTAGCTCAAATCCCGAATCGATCCGAACACCGGATCAAACAGCCGGCGGTAGGTCCGCACGATCATGCCGTCGGTCAACCCTGCGAGATAGTCGCACAGCTGCCGCGCCTT is part of the Opitutus terrae PB90-1 genome and harbors:
- a CDS encoding HD domain-containing protein, with product MSSPVGPSAPSNLSAAAARLARQIEFIVEVDKLKDIFRQTVTTQTRRAENDAEHSWHLCLCVIVLAEHANCGAALDVLRVLKMVIVHDLVEIDAGDTFAYDTAGMAHQHEREAIAAERIFGLLPPDQAREFRGLWDEFEARETPEAKFAAAVDRFQPMLLNCRTQGAAWNRHGITQDRVIARNQHIAAGCSELWTYAERMVQAAVDAGHLQPKPAA